Within Planococcus citri chromosome 2, ihPlaCitr1.1, whole genome shotgun sequence, the genomic segment ATCGCATTTCATCGATCACATAATCAGCAACACTCTTACAAAGGCGACCAATATTCGCAAAATATTACACGCACATTTAGCCCGACACCGAAATgtggaaaatttctttcaaaatttcgcatttacttttagtaagtaggtaggtaggaatttgtaatgaaaaattttgcatgcTTGATTcgatcaatttaaaattacataaatacgaaatttcataatttttcgcaaagttatcaaaattataccaGAAACAGAAAATAACgcggtcgattttttttttcacaaaggcagatttgtttttaaaaaatacccaaaccAAGGAGGAGAAACGTAGAAAATTCGACCATAACCTTCAGTGGGTTTCAAAATATCGGTGATTTATTGTCATATGATTTCTTCATTCTTTACGTAGTTTCATGTTTTTACGCTCGATTTCTCGCAGGCACGAGAATGGTGACGTTTCAAGGCAGAAGAGAAGAGGGGAGGAAGTGTTGTAGGCGAAAACGACCTTTCTTAAACTTTTTTCCAAACgaaataaaactttcaaaatgaacgaaaacttcattttgacgaaatttagaatttttgaaatatttcaactaaCGTTAGATCATCTCGAAGAAGAATTTTAcggttagaaaaaaaaatcaccataatttttatctgttttcgaaacaacaaaacaaaaaacaatttagGTCAAATCGAttcagaaaatagaaaaatggcATATTTTTATTAAGCTAAAAGCCTAATGATGCTTCTCTATACGTATAATGACCATTCGAAGCTAATAATGAATTTCTATTCCACGgatgaaaaataacacaatgaaAGCTGTAATAAAAGCGAATAAGCAAATCTGAATATGATCGCAATACGAATATATAGggcaccaaaaatgaaaaaaaaatggacgaaTAAAACATACACTACAAAAACACATCAACTCAAACAATTTATAGTAAAGGTTCAAGTACCTCAGGAATAAATTCAGCAATCAAATACCCACGATTATCTTTTTTCcactaaatgaaaaaaaaaatcaaaactacacCATAACGATGGAAATTCATGGCTCAAAATACTAGTAAAATACCACGAACTAATTATTACATCGCTacgaatttcattgaaaacaaGATATACGAATATATATAggaattaaaaatggaaaaatagtgTAAAATATAGGATAAAAATTAGCAGTGCGATGTACTAAACGTTCGTTTCAAAATAAATCGtcgaataaaatagaaaaataaaccaACCTAAACGATAATcaagcgaaaaaaaagaagccaCAACATACAAcacaattgttttaaaaatttgacgatgaatgaaaattaaaatttcatgcaaCGTGTATTCGATATTGGAAAATCAAAAGCAATGGTTAGTATTACCCGTTTTCCGTAGTAAAAAGCTGCATGCTGTGTCCAGTTTCATCTCTCACCGTTAGTAACACATAGGCAGATACGTATATCTTTAAAATATATACACAATATATGTACACGTAGGTACGAGTTGGAAGACAAATTAAAAAAACCACACAAAAAATAcccgattcaaaaaaaaaaaaaaaaatgaataaagtttTGTTaattgaacacgaatattatacagggtgttttgGATGCAATGTGCTGTCTTCAATTGTACGATGCTGTAACTCATTCGAACTGAACAAAGATGATATTGATTCAACTcgaatgtcaatttttcaaaattaaagtaaCCGAAACTTCAGAGGATCGAAAGGtagaaaaataacaaaagatTCGTTGACAGTGAAGGGGAAGGAGAAAAGGGGTAGAACGGATctcaatttcgatattttttttttcaattttttcaaactgtatgTTTCACGATTAAAACCAACAGAAATTTCAGAACGAAAAACCCACCAGAATATCGTCTGAGGATTccacaattaatttttcaatttgaaaataaagttcgaagtgaaaagtgtgaaaacaaaaatgaaccaatcttgaaagttgaaatttagtttttacAGGTATTTCATCGTAATCGCAGGCGAATCAAAAATATAAgttcgattgaaaaataaaatttcatcaatctcGAAGActaaaaaatacagttttccACAAAGTATCAATATATCAAACAGATTACCTCCATTCTACACAACGCAGTTCGACTCGACGCAAAATCGAACAAATAAAGACTCCAAAAAGCACCCAAAACACCatgtaaaaaaatcacaggCACCACACACGCGTCACACAGACATCGCAAACATCCCATCGTAATCATTTACCCTCTCAATAGTATCtgattcgaaaaacaaaaaaaaaatgaaaaaaaaaaagaagaaacgtAAGATGAACCAGACTTTTTTCGCTTTTAAAGAGAAAAACCTGCTCAAAAAAATGCTAACCTGAGATGATTCTTCAGTTTCGTTGTTTTCGGTTAACGCTATCCTACTAttacgatttttcattttctcagcCTCTTTTGAAAAACGCATTTCAACATCGCGTCGTCTAGCTTCTAAAGTCTGTTTTAGCTCTTGTCGTTGATTCCTCCTTAGCAAAATATCACCGTCGGTTCGTTCTCTTCGAGGTCTAGTCGGCTTGAATTCTTTAGCTCTTTCGGTGGCCACCGCGGAGACGGTCGGAGATTTAGTTATAGGCGGCGGAGGCGCCGGTTCTAGTTTCGTATACTTGATACCGGTCAACGAAACATCGCTGCCTCGTCTTTTACTTGGTAAATCGGCCTCTAGACCGGTCGACGATTCTTTGCCTTCGACAAATATAGCCGAATGTCTGCTAGGGAAAAAGAAATCGGTATTTTCGCGCCGGAAGACGCGAGGTAACATCGACATCACGGACGACGAAGACGATCCGTCCTCCTTTTTACGAGTCGACTGCGAACTGCCTCGGGTTCGCGAAAATATTCGACTCTCTTCTTTGATAAGTTGCGCCGAGCTCGAGCTTTTTCTAGCGCTGTCTGGGACGCGACTAGGTGTCGATTTCGGGCCACCATCGTCCTTCTTTAGCGGAGTACTGGTGATCGGTGACGATTCTTTGCTTCGACTAGACGACGATCTGAGAGCGGCAGCTTGGCTGTTTTTACTATCGTTGTTCGAATGTTTAGATGGGAAAAATCGGCTGAAATTCCATTCGTTAATTAAACGTTGTTCTTCCGTATCGCTAGATCGCTTCGTATCCTCCGGAGTCTGTTATAAAAGCGTCATAATGTACATAACGATAAAATATGCACTTGTACTGAATAATACATATCGACAATGACAACAACTActaattttaaatactttttttaaaaaaatcaaaattttacctacgaaaaaaaaaggaactaaCTAATTCAACGACCTCCCTTCCAtgtaaatttactttttatgtttttttttttttttgtaaacgcTAAAGCGCgatataattatgaaaaataaaataagcgaAAGAAAAATCGTGACGCAATAAGCGGTTACCAGCACCGGAGCACATTTTCCACTATTTAGTACTAGTAACCATggagtaaagaaaaaaaaattcataatctcaagcaaaaattcaactACGGTATTGAACACAGAAtcaatatgtaaaaaaaaaattataaaggcACATATGCACGTAGGTGTGATCTAAATATTATCAAGCCAAATAATATGTATACTGCTGCCGCGCATTCGTGATATGcctttttcctttttccaattagagtaaaaaaaaagtggtgtatatttttcaaagataaaGAGTATCTCGCGTTAATGCTTTGTGTATTAATATTGGAAACTATTTGTACAGTAATTCCGGTGAATAAAGGTACGATAATTACTAACGATTAGAGACTGAAGCAGAagaaaatttagcaaaatctAATTCTGAGTTAGAAACCCCTTACACAAAATGATCGAAATAAAATACGATTACTTTTGATACATGTAACTAATGTGCCTgaattaaattacaaattttcagttgtttCTACTcctcttattattttttttacaagccaAAGAACCCATCGTAATATTTAGAATGagaaagttatttttcaatagcATTAGAATAAACATTAATTCGTTCTAGAAACCTCAATCATTACAGAAAGAAAACATCAGCGATTAAAATTAAACTCGAAATTTGTATTCGATCTTGTCGCTAATTCGTTCGCTTCATCTTGCACCTTTATTCACCAGACTACATTGCTACGTTAGTTATTTCGGTAAAAAGATCTAACATTGGGTTTTCTGTCGCTGACTGTACAATCATATACATTGCAAACCTGCGCTATATGCGGATTGGTTTTTAACAGCGTTCCAAAAAGTGGTAATTAAGAGGCTTATTACTTAAATCCCACTCTCGTGTGAAGAACCATCACCTTCTTATATTGGTATATAAATTTCGCATTGGACGAGGGGTTTGCCCAGTACGAGCAGTTCTTGTCTTACAATACTTACACGTCGCATTACCAACGTACTGTTACGATCGATCGATTCTTCTTCGTCCGGCGTAGGCGGTAACGGCCGGTTTGGTGGACCGCCGCCGTTATTCGCACTCGAACTATGACCTGTAAATTACGTCGAATTGGTGTATGAATTAGCAAGATTAGGTATGTGCACATATTTATgtgttaaacagatcgagcaCACAGCACACGAACACACACAAAAGCAactttgtgttgttttttttttcgttcgcgtACCTCGTTCGTGTTGTAACATACCAGCTGAGGATGACGACGGGTTCATGTCCATCGGAGCACGATTGTATGGCGAAAATTCCattctgtaaaatttaaaatattattatagtCGCGaaggattttgaaaacatttttagtaATTATGCAACGAGCGATGGTTgggaattttttcctcatttgtTCGAGGAATAAGCTAAAAGAATTCCTGGTACGAAATTTAATACATCatcgtagatttttttttcttgaaaatgaggATCAAATACAAAAATAGAGCGTACaacgcattttcaaaatttcagaaagggaggggagggagagcattttttaagaaatggaTGCATCAACGAAGTATGTTTcaagtatttattttgaaaatttagtcatctcaagaaaaaaaatacttattcgaAATATCTAAGTGACTTTTCTACGATGTAAAAGTGAACGATTGATATAGAAGGAAAGGGGAAGAGGGGAATAAATATTCGAGCCTATTCCGTTCTGAAATTCGACTGCAAATCTTTAAATCTGATTAAACACACCACGCATACCAACACTATAGGTATGTCGCATTTGAAATTCAACGAAGCTGAACTTCGACCCGGTCGAAATAAGCCAATTAACCAAATATTAACTTAATTTGTAACgtaatttcattcatttagAAATGCATAACGAGAACGAAAGGCGGGGAAATGAATTAAACATGACTACGGTACGACACGAAGTCATTAAAAAACGGCTACGTAAAAACTACAGTGTGTACAAATACGTACAAAGGTTTGGGTGGATCGCTCGCCAGCAACGTGCCATCATTAGGTTGTCTTTTTCTAGCTAATCCTGATTTAGCTGCGGCGTTTCCGCTGCTGTCGTCTtcttcgtcatcgtcgtcgtcatcggaTGAATCCAACGGGTCGAGAATATTGGTcggatggtgatgatgatggtgacTGGATTGTTTCGCAGCCCCGTTTTCTACCGGTTTCACGCCTAGATCGGTCAATTGGGCAGCTAATACGTCTAAATCCTAAACAAAGGCAAAAACAATGAACACGTTAAACAATTACTCGAAAATATATGTTTTACCGGATGTGGAATTCATCTACGAACCTCTGGTCTTCTTGGCGATTCCTGTGTGTTATCGagaacatgtaaaaaaaaaaaagaacatttattagtattttttttttaatgtttgggtTTTAAATTATCATTGTACTCTTTCGCTTCGAAACGTGCCTAATACAAAGACAAGAAACTTCACAACAATAATACAAAGGAATTACTCGAATTAATTCGCAAATCCCTACGGTCGACAAATACACACGTACTTCCAGTTTACATAAGTAACACTCTCAAATACATTCATTAGAACAATTCAACTAGCTGAAAGGTCGTAACAAATATAAAAGGACACTCACCGATGGCTTATACATATGAGAATTACGTTGAGCCATTGGTTGCTGATGCATTTGCTGAGGAGTCGGCGGCAGTGGACGCGACGGAGGATGTGGATCTGGTACAACTGGAAGCATAACGATCGTTATCTAGAAAATTAACATTCACAAGATCCTTTGAAAACTCACCGATTAACCGTTGATTGATCGGAGGCCTTGCAGGCGGACCGGGCTCCGGTATTTCTTCGCGATCTTTATCTTTatattttgattcttttgaTTCAATATGAGCACACAGAGCTTTGCCTTCCTATTAAGTCGAGAGAATCGATTTATTATCGTGCAAAATGGACAGATTAAAAGACAAAGGAAGGTCAAGTACTTGAATTTGCTGGAAATTTCTACGCAACGTATTGTCCCCGGGAGCCTGAATAATGGAAGATGGTTCTCCGGGACCGGGAAGATCGTCATCTTCTTCATTCTCAGAACCGCTGTATCGATAATCTTCGCGTTCTACGAAATGGATGACAATATTAGACAAAATATTTTGATACGACGTCACCGACAGGGTTTTACACTAGCGTCgataaaatttctataaaagGAAATGTTTTCCCATTTCTCTCTTCTCCTCGTCGATAATTAATCGTAGcgttacaatgaaaaaaattattcatcggTATCTTGTTGAAATAGCGGAAGGATTCGACGataaataaaaacctaaataaGTACGATGACGTCATCATAACTGCAACGTACGTTATTGCAGCAAATAAGGAGAAAAGAAAACGACGAGTGGTGGCGTGTAAAACCGTTAATGTAATGTGAAATGTGAGGAAgtgtttcaagttttcacatctCGTTAACTTATCAGTGATACAGAATATGAGAGGAGATAACAGAATAAAGCGAATTCCTTATCGTACCAACGAACTCGTTCTGAAAATGATTAATGAAAATATACGCGTATTGTTGAACAGTacctttttcttgttttctttttttgcaacgATCGATATGATCTTTCAACTGAATTCGAACTTGTCTTTCAGTAGGTTGATCTCGAATAAAAGGATGTTTCAAAAGATGTTCAGTATATGGCCTTTGATGATAATCCTTAACCAGAACGGTTTCAATGAAACCTGCAAAATAAAGATAAAATAATCGTCGATTAGTGTTTACAAGGATGATTCATTATATACGACAACAACGAGTAGTCAAGTTCGATAGATTGTACGCACTGTGGAATTTCTTTCCCCATTTTTTAGACTTGAGACGGGGAGGCGGATTTCGCGGAATTAAGAACAAAGCTCTCATAGGATGTAGATCACACAGAGGCGGTTGTGATTCAGCCATTTCTAAAGCTGTAATACCTGTAAATTGAAACGGAATTATTACGTGTAATGTTTCTCCGAAATCTTACGTTGATTGCGTATATAATATCGCACCTAAGCTCCATAAATCGCTTCTATTATCGTACGTAGCGTCTGGATTTTCATCGCAAGCGATTACTTCCGGTGCCATCCAATACGGCGTACCAATGAAGGTATTTCGACGACCGATTGTTCTGTCTAATTGAGCACTCACACCGAAATCAACTGTAACAAAATAATGCTCCGTCAGAATGATCTGTTgcgtatttttttggtcaccTGGAGATAAAATCGTTGCAGTTTACTACCAACCTAATTTAACTTCGGCGTTGTCTGTTAATAGAACATTCTGCCCTTTGATATCGCGATGAATCACTTTATTACTGTGAAGGTAACTCAGACCACGTAAGATTTCTCTACAAATGTAAGCTATCCATTCTTCTTTAAGCGATTGGCCTTTGGTCGACTTAACCAGATCTGTTACCGAACCGGCTCCACAGTATTCCATGACCAACCATAATTGATCGTCTTTACCAGGAGGACTCTTTTTGATGAACGCTCCATAGTACGTGGCAATGTTACGATGATTAGAGTACTGCACAGTTAATGAATCGGAAATTATGACTCATGAGACGTACAACAGATCAATAGGCGAATTCTCTACTAATACTTTACCTTTTTAAGCACGTTGATTTCTAAtttgatttcttcttcttcgtcctgaaaaatgaagaaacacAATCGATATTTATACAAACACTGTACGATTTTAAGAACCGGTACAAGTATTTGTTGAAACACTCACCTCCGTAACGTCCATAACTTTAATGGCGGCCAGTTGACCTGTTTTGGTATGTCTTCCCTAAAATAATTTAATAGCACGATTAGGTATGCTTGAGACATAAGACTACAGAACTGAAAAAGAATTACGAATGCTTACTTTGTAAACCTGCCCATAGGTACCATTTCCTACGACTTCGATCAATTCGAAAATTCCAGCAGGGTCCTGAAATTTACGAGTCCACTTCATTAAGATATAACTTAAAAATCGATCAGCAGCATAATAGATAATATGTTGGACTTTTAGTTTCCTCACACAATGTTTAACTATATT encodes:
- the msn gene encoding mitogen-activated protein kinase kinase kinase kinase 4 isoform X5, with protein sequence MAHNLGLTSLDDIDLNALKDPAGIFELIEVVGNGTYGQVYKGRHTKTGQLAAIKVMDVTEDEEEEIKLEINVLKKYSNHRNIATYYGAFIKKSPPGKDDQLWLVMEYCGAGSVTDLVKSTKGQSLKEEWIAYICREILRGLSYLHSNKVIHRDIKGQNVLLTDNAEVKLVDFGVSAQLDRTIGRRNTFIGTPYWMAPEVIACDENPDATYDNRSDLWSLGITALEMAESQPPLCDLHPMRALFLIPRNPPPRLKSKKWGKKFHSFIETVLVKDYHQRPYTEHLLKHPFIRDQPTERQVRIQLKDHIDRCKKRKQEKEREDYRYSGSENEEDDDLPGPGEPSSIIQAPGDNTLRRNFQQIQEGKALCAHIESKESKYKDKDREEIPEPGPPARPPINQRLIVVPDPHPPSRPLPPTPQQMHQQPMAQRNSHMYKPSESPRRPEDLDVLAAQLTDLGVKPVENGAAKQSSHHHHHHPTNILDPLDSSDDDDDDEEDDSSGNAAAKSGLARKRQPNDGTLLASDPPKPLMEFSPYNRAPMDMNPSSSSAGMLQHERGHSSSANNGGGPPNRPLPPTPDEEESIDRNSTLVMRRNRDDRRSEYRLAEGANGSGSRTSSVLPDLLSQASPNPAAVAANLRQDKSSSDEYRQAVTSKFYPLQQKQRSFLTFGFGAGSSGTNVSATSAGRRESHVNVNVTPTSHGEITSDTPEIRKYKKRFNSEILCAALWGVNLLIGTESELMLLDRSGQGKVYQLISRRRFQQMEVLEGQNILITISGKKNRVRVYYLSWLKSKILRTDGVERRNGWINVGDLQGAVHFRIVKYERIKFLVIALKDSIEIYAWAPKPYHKFMAFKSFSELSYRPLLVDLTVEEGSRLKVIYGSADGFHAVDLDSASVYDIYLPKHTQGPISPHCIVTLPNSNGMQLLLCYDNEGVYVNTYGKVSKNIVLQWGEMPTSVAYIGTGQIMGWGNKAIEIRNVETGHLDGVFMHKKAQRLKFLCERNDKVFFSSAKGGSSCQIYFMTLNKPGMANW